The Prinia subflava isolate CZ2003 ecotype Zambia chromosome 5, Cam_Psub_1.2, whole genome shotgun sequence genome window below encodes:
- the VPS18 gene encoding vacuolar protein sorting-associated protein 18 homolog — translation MASILDEYEDSLHRSVSVQQSRASVGIPHSGYVNARLEKETPIFNKQRIDFAPPEKINSLVVSSNQLCMSLGKDTLLRIDLGKPDEPNQVELGRKDEAKVYKMFLDHTGSHLLIALNTSECLYLNRSVQKVRALSRWKGHLIESVGWNKFLGSETNTGPILVGTSQGQIYEAEISVSEGSLFSTNPDQYFRQVYTLEEESGPAPVCCLEIERGIEGKFFIIATTRKRLFQFVGKVPEGTEQQGFSSIFAVHADHLPSFREFPANLGFSEIAFYTPKLRSNPRSFAWMMGNGVLYGTLDYSRPDSILSDERVWVYPPDIDVTVNKPISIVLTQFHFLLLLPDRVKAVCTLNGQVVFQDLFLEKFGSLTRMIKDPTVQQIWIHTEKVVFRYHVQRESRDVWKMYMNMNKFDLAKEYCKDRPECLDIVLAKEAEHCFQNKRYLDSAKCYALTQNYFEEIALKFIEAKQEEALMEFLIKKLSNLKPSEKTQTTLLTTWLTELYLNWLGVLQGDPSQRNLYLDTREKFRTFLSSPKNKDCLFNNRASIYELLASHGDTEHMVYFAVIMQDYERVVAHHCQHDEYDEALNVLSRHRDEKLFYKFSPVLIQHIPKKVVDAWISMGSRLDARNLIPALVNYSQSASTQQINEAIRYMEFCVYQLEETQQAIHNYLLSLYALCRPDSLLSYLEQAGTNPNRIHYDLKYALRLCAEHGHHRACVHVYKVMELYEEAVDLALQVDVDLAKSCADLPEDDEELRKKLWLKIARHVVQEEKDVKKAMACLSSCALLKIEDVLPFFPDFVTIDHFKEAICNSLEDYNKHIEELKREMEEATQSAKRIREDIQEMRNKYGSVEPQEKCAACDFPLLNRPFYLFLCGHMFHYDCLLQAVFPNLPAYKQAKLEDLQKKLAATSQPSKSHHRPKDADTISLGKGQQSREQIKADIDDIVAAECVYCGELMIRSIDKPFIDPQKYEEEMQSWL, via the exons GATATGTCAATGCACGACTGGAGAAGGAAACGCCAATATTTAACAAGCAGAGGATTGATTTTGCTCCTCCAGAGAAAATTAACAGCTTGGTGGTCTCCTCTAACCAGCTCTGTATGAGCCTTGGCAAGGACACCCTTCTCAG GATTGATCTTGGGAAGCCAGATGAACCTAATCAGGTAGAGCTGGGACGTAAAGATGAAGCCAAAGTCTACAAGATGTTTTTGGACCACACAG GCTCTCATCTCCTGATTGCTCTGAACACCAGCGAATGCCTTTACCTGAACAGAAGTGTTCAGAAAGTGCGAGCACTCTCCCGCTGGAAGGGACACTTGATCGAAAGCGTGGGCTGGAACAAATTTCTTGGTTCAGAAACCAACACAGGGCCTATCCTggtggggacatcccaggggCAGATCTACGAGGCTGAAATTTCTGTCAGCGAAGGAAGCCTCTTCAGCACTAACCCTGACCAGTACTTCCGACAGGTCTACACTCTGGAGGAGGAATCTGGACCTGCCCCAGTCTGCTGCTTGGAAATAGAACGAGGGATAGAAGGGAAATTTTTTATTATAGCCACCACTAGGAAGAGACTCTTTCAGTTTGTTGGCAAAGTGCCtgaagggacagagcagcagggcttcAGCTCCATATTTGCAGTGCATGCTGACCATCTGCCCAGCTTTCGGGAGTTTCCAGCCAACTTGGGTTTCAGCGAGATAGCCTTTTACACTCCAAAACTGCGTTCCAACCCACGCTCCTTTGCCTGGATGATGGGAAATGGTGTTTTATATGGTACTCTGGATTACAGTCGTCCTGATTCAATTCTCAGTGATGAACGGGTCTGGGTTTATCCTCCTGATATTGACGTAACTGTGAACAAGCCAATATCCATTGTGCTTACCCAGTTCCACTTCCTGTTGCTGCTGCCTGACCGGGTGAAGGCGGTCTGCACTCTGAATGGACAGGTTGTTTTTCAGGATCTGTTCCTGGAGAAGTTTGGCTCGCTGACACGCATGATTAAAGATCCCACAGTCCAGCAGATATGGATCCACACTGAGAAAGTAGTGTTCCGCTACCACGTGCAGCGGGAATCTAGAGATGTGTGGAAGATGTATATGAATATGAACAAATTTGATTTAGCAAAAGAGTATTGTAAGGACCGTCCAGAGTGTCTTGACATTGTGTTGGCCAAAGAGGCAGAGCACTGCTTCCAAAACAAGAGGTATCTGGACAGTGCCAAATGTTATGCACTGACCCAGAACTACTTTGAGGAAATTGCTCTGAAGTTCATTGAAGCCAAGCAAGAAGAGGCCCTGATGGAGTTTCTGATTAAGAAGCTAAGTAACCTAAAGCCTTCGGAGAAGACACAGACCACTCTGCTGACCACGTGGTTGACAGAGCTGTACCTGAACTGGCTGGGTGTATTGCAAGGAGATCCCTCACAGCGAAATCTCTATTTGGATACACGGGAGAAGTTCCGCACTTTCCTGAGCAGTCCTAAAAACAAAGATTGTCTTTTTAATAACCGGGCATCTATTTATGAGCTGTTGGCAAGCCATGGCGACACAGAGCACATGGTCTACTTTGCAGTCATCATGCAGGATTACGAGCGTGTAGTAGCTCACCACTGCCAGCATGATGAGTATGACGAGGCTCTAAATGTGCTGTCCAGGCACAGAGATGAGAAACTCTTCTACAAGTTCTCTCCCGTTCTCATCCAGCATATTCCCAAGAAGGTAGTTGACGCTTGGATTTCTATGGGCTCTAGACTGGATGCCAGGAACCTCATTCCAGCCCTTGTTAACTACAGCCAGAGTGCCAGCACCCAGCAGATCAATGAAGCCATTAGATATATGGAGTTCTGTGTCTACCAGTTGGAGGAAACCCAGCAAGCCATTCACAACTACCTGCTGTCTCTCTACGCTTTGTGTCGGCCGGATTCGCTGCTGTCATACCTGGAGCAAGCGGGAACCAACCCGAACAGGATCCACTACGACCTGAAGTATGCGCTGCGCCTGTGTGCAGAGCACGGGCACCACCGTGCGTGTGTCCACGTGTACAAAGTGATGGAGTTATACGAGGAGGCTGTGGATCTCGCCTtacag GTGGATGTTGACCTTGCCAAGTCCTGTGCAGATCTTCCTGAAGATGATGAGGAACTCCGGAAGAAGCTGTGGTTGAAGATCGCTCGCCATGTTGTTCAGGAAGAGAAGGATGTCAAGAAGGCAATGGCCTGcctctccagctgtgctctgctgaagATTGAGGATGTGCTGCCATTCTTTCCAGACTTTGTCACTATTGACCATTTCAAGGAGGCAATCTGTAACTCCCTGGAGGATTACAACAAGCACATTGAGGAACTGAAAAGGGAGATGGAGGAAGCCACACAGAGTGCCAAGAGGATCCGAGAGGACATCCAGGAGATGAGAAATAAGTATGGCTCTGTGGAGCCTCAGGAAAAATGTGCTGCTTGTGACTTTCCACTTCTAAACCGCCCTTTCTACCTTTTTCTGTGTGGTCACATGTTTCACTATGACTGTCTCCTCCAAGCAGTTTTCCCTAACCTTCCTGCCTATAAGCAGGCAAAACTTGAAGATCTTCAGAAGAAGCTGGCAGCTACCAGCCAGCCGTCCAAGAGCCACCATCGTCCCAAGGATGCAGACACcatcagcctggggaaggggcagcagagCCGGGAGCAGATCAAAGCTGACATTGATGATATTGTGGCAGCTGAGTGTGTGTACTGTGGTGAGCTCATGATCCGGTCCATTGACAAGCCTTTCATTGATCCCCAGAAGTATGAGGAGGAGATGCAAAGCTGGCTGTAG